A single Fusobacterium simiae DNA region contains:
- a CDS encoding phosphoribosylformylglycinamidine synthase, with protein sequence MSDLRFFVEKKKGFDLDAKRLEKQFREELGVNVKNLRLINCYDIFNLNDNKEDIEKIKQMILSEPVTDTITSELNLEGKKYFAVEFLPGQFDQRADSALQCIDIVSSEKQNADVQTSKIIILNNELSDEDLNKVKRFYINPIEMREKDLSVLKKEEILFNSEVIVYDNFTSLNDSELEKMRVDLGLSMPFEDLKFVQEHFKTIGRNPTETEIKVLDTYWSDHCRHTTFETKINKVTFPNSEFGKKMEKEFNEYLKLKEDVSKKRDVSLMDMATIVAKYLKKEGKLDNLEISEENNACSVYVDVEVEDFEGKKSTEKWLLMFKNETHNHPTEIEPFGGASTCLGGAIRDPLSGRAYVYQAIRVTGSGNPLETIEETLKGKLPQKKITTGAASGYSSYGNQIGIATTLVSEIYHDGYKAKRMEVGAVVAAAPVENVVRNSPVPGDSIIIIGGKTGRDGCGGATGSSKEHNDKSLLLCGAEVQKGNAPEERKIQRLFRNANATKLIKKCNDFGAGGVSVAIGELADGVEVNLDLVPVKYEGLNGTELAISESQERMAVIISKEDTEKFLKYVDEENLLGTVVGYVTDKNRLTLNWKGKAIVDISRDFLNTNGVKQNIDIEVRDYKDENVFEKFKTSDSSLVKKWIHNIKKLNVASQKGLVEMFDSSVGGGTVLTPFGGKYQMTPTDVSIMKFPVLDKNTDTASAITWGFNPYISEWSTYHGAIYAVVESLAKLVAAGVDYKTARLSFQEYFEKLGKDSYKCSKPFLALLGAMKAQKDFDVAAIGGKDSMSGTFNDISVPPTLISFAVSPVNVNDVISTEFKKVGNKIYLIENKINQKDFLFDSEELKENFDYVLKNIKDKKIVSAMVIKAGGVAEALSKMSFGNRLGFEINNKDIDLFSLKPASILVETTEELSYKNAIYLGEVTDKFVGKVNGEDINLEEVEIAWLNKLKPIFPYELEEKIETYDIKNNIGEKKIYKSSITLAKPRVIIAAFPGTNSEYDMYNKFNENGGEAKITLLRNLTQKHLTESVDEMCKDLRNSQIFVLPGGFSAGDEPDGSGKFMAAVLQNPKLMDEIRAFLDRDGLILGVCNGFQALVKSGLLPYGEIGNVHENSPTLTFNKIGRHISQIVKTKVVTNNSPWLSSFEIGETFDIPVSHGEGRFYASDEVLKELFANGQIATQYVDFNLDATNEFRFNPNGSSFAIEGIISPDGRIFGKMGHSERYSKDIFKNIDGNKNQNLILNGIKYFK encoded by the coding sequence ATGTCAGATTTAAGATTTTTTGTTGAAAAGAAAAAAGGTTTTGATTTAGATGCAAAAAGATTAGAAAAACAGTTTAGAGAAGAATTAGGAGTAAATGTTAAAAATTTAAGACTTATAAACTGTTATGATATTTTTAATTTAAATGATAATAAAGAAGATATTGAAAAAATTAAACAAATGATATTATCAGAGCCAGTTACAGATACTATTACATCAGAGTTAAATTTAGAAGGAAAAAAATATTTTGCTGTTGAGTTTTTACCTGGTCAGTTTGATCAAAGGGCTGATTCAGCACTACAATGTATTGATATAGTGTCAAGTGAAAAACAAAATGCAGATGTACAAACATCAAAAATCATCATATTAAATAACGAGCTTAGTGATGAAGATTTAAATAAAGTAAAAAGATTCTATATTAACCCTATTGAAATGAGAGAAAAAGATTTATCTGTATTAAAAAAAGAAGAAATTTTATTTAATTCTGAAGTAATTGTTTATGATAATTTTACTTCTTTAAATGATAGTGAATTAGAAAAAATGAGAGTTGATTTAGGACTTTCTATGCCTTTTGAAGATTTGAAATTTGTTCAAGAACATTTTAAAACAATAGGAAGAAATCCTACTGAAACTGAAATAAAGGTTTTGGATACTTATTGGTCTGACCATTGTAGACATACAACTTTTGAAACAAAAATAAATAAAGTAACTTTTCCTAATTCTGAATTTGGAAAGAAAATGGAAAAGGAATTTAATGAATATTTGAAATTAAAAGAAGATGTTTCTAAGAAAAGAGATGTTTCTTTAATGGATATGGCAACAATAGTTGCAAAATATTTAAAGAAAGAAGGAAAATTAGATAACTTAGAAATATCAGAAGAAAACAATGCTTGTTCTGTTTATGTAGATGTTGAAGTGGAAGATTTTGAAGGAAAGAAAAGCACTGAAAAGTGGTTATTGATGTTTAAAAATGAAACTCATAATCACCCTACTGAAATTGAGCCTTTTGGAGGAGCTTCAACTTGTTTAGGAGGAGCTATAAGAGACCCATTGTCAGGAAGAGCTTATGTATATCAGGCAATAAGAGTTACTGGTTCTGGAAATCCACTTGAAACTATTGAAGAGACTTTAAAAGGTAAATTACCTCAAAAGAAAATAACAACAGGAGCAGCTAGTGGTTATTCGTCTTATGGAAATCAAATAGGAATTGCAACTACATTGGTATCTGAAATTTATCATGATGGATATAAAGCAAAAAGAATGGAAGTAGGAGCAGTTGTTGCAGCAGCACCTGTGGAAAATGTTGTAAGAAATTCTCCAGTGCCCGGTGATAGTATAATTATTATAGGTGGTAAAACTGGTAGAGATGGTTGTGGAGGGGCAACAGGTTCTTCTAAGGAACATAATGATAAATCACTTCTATTATGTGGGGCAGAAGTTCAAAAAGGAAATGCACCAGAAGAAAGAAAAATACAAAGATTATTTAGAAATGCTAATGCTACAAAACTTATAAAAAAATGTAATGACTTTGGAGCAGGAGGAGTTTCAGTTGCTATTGGAGAATTAGCTGATGGAGTTGAAGTAAATCTTGATTTAGTTCCTGTTAAATATGAAGGACTGAATGGAACAGAACTTGCTATATCAGAATCACAAGAAAGAATGGCGGTTATAATTTCAAAAGAAGATACAGAAAAATTCTTAAAATATGTAGATGAAGAAAATTTACTTGGAACAGTTGTAGGTTACGTAACAGATAAAAATAGATTGACTTTAAATTGGAAAGGTAAAGCAATAGTTGATATTTCAAGAGATTTCTTAAATACTAATGGAGTTAAACAAAATATAGATATAGAAGTTAGAGATTATAAAGATGAAAATGTATTTGAAAAATTTAAAACTTCTGATAGTAGCCTAGTAAAGAAATGGATACATAATATCAAAAAATTGAATGTTGCTTCTCAAAAAGGTTTAGTTGAAATGTTTGATTCTTCTGTGGGAGGAGGAACAGTTTTAACACCATTTGGTGGAAAATATCAAATGACTCCAACTGATGTTTCTATAATGAAATTTCCAGTTTTAGATAAAAATACAGATACTGCTTCTGCTATAACTTGGGGATTTAATCCTTACATAAGTGAATGGTCTACATACCATGGAGCTATTTATGCAGTGGTAGAATCATTGGCTAAATTAGTTGCAGCAGGAGTTGACTATAAGACAGCTAGACTTTCATTCCAAGAGTATTTTGAAAAACTTGGTAAAGATTCATATAAATGTTCTAAACCATTCCTTGCATTGCTTGGAGCTATGAAGGCACAAAAAGATTTTGATGTTGCTGCTATTGGTGGTAAAGACTCAATGAGTGGAACATTTAATGATATATCTGTACCACCTACATTAATTTCATTTGCAGTTAGTCCTGTAAATGTAAATGATGTTATATCAACTGAATTTAAAAAAGTTGGAAATAAAATATATCTAATAGAAAATAAAATTAATCAAAAAGATTTCTTGTTTGATAGTGAAGAATTAAAAGAAAATTTTGATTATGTATTAAAAAATATAAAAGACAAAAAAATAGTGTCTGCAATGGTTATAAAGGCAGGAGGAGTTGCAGAAGCATTATCAAAAATGAGTTTTGGAAATAGATTAGGTTTTGAAATCAATAATAAAGATATAGATTTATTCAGTTTAAAACCAGCTTCTATTTTAGTGGAAACAACTGAAGAATTATCATATAAAAATGCTATTTACTTAGGAGAAGTTACAGATAAATTTGTAGGGAAGGTAAATGGAGAAGATATTAACTTAGAAGAAGTTGAAATTGCTTGGTTAAATAAATTAAAACCTATCTTCCCTTATGAATTAGAAGAAAAGATAGAAACTTATGATATTAAAAATAATATAGGAGAAAAGAAAATTTATAAATCTTCTATAACTCTTGCTAAACCAAGGGTTATTATTGCAGCTTTCCCAGGAACTAACTCTGAATATGATATGTACAATAAATTTAATGAAAATGGTGGAGAAGCAAAAATAACTTTACTTAGAAATTTAACACAAAAACATTTAACTGAATCAGTTGATGAAATGTGTAAAGATTTAAGAAATTCCCAAATATTTGTCCTACCTGGTGGATTTAGTGCAGGAGATGAGCCAGATGGTTCTGGTAAATTTATGGCAGCTGTTTTACAAAATCCAAAACTTATGGATGAAATAAGAGCTTTCTTAGATAGAGATGGTCTCATTTTAGGAGTATGTAATGGTTTTCAAGCATTAGTTAAATCTGGTTTATTACCTTATGGAGAAATTGGAAATGTACATGAAAATTCTCCTACACTTACATTTAATAAGATAGGTAGACATATTTCTCAAATTGTAAAAACAAAAGTAGTTACAAATAATTCACCTTGGTTATCATCTTTTGAAATAGGAGAAACATTTGATATTCCTGTATCACATGGAGAAGGAAGATTCTATGCTAGTGATGAAGTATTAAAAGAATTATTTGCAAATGGTCAGATAGCAACTCAATATGTAGATTTTAATTTAGATGCTACAAATGAATTTAGATTTAATCCTAATGGTTCTAGTTTTGCTATTGAAGGAATTATTTCTCCTGATGGTAGAATTTTTGGAAAAATGGGACACTCTGAAAGATATTCAAAAGATATATTTAAAAACATAGATGGTAATAAAAATCAAAATTTAATATTAAATGGAATAAAATACTTTAAATAA
- the pssA gene encoding CDP-diacylglycerol--serine O-phosphatidyltransferase has product MVKKKYIAPNLITAGNMFLGYLSITESIKGNYKMAIWFILLAMVCDGLDGKTARKLDAFSEFGKEFDSFCDAVSFGLAPSMLIYAILTKNVPGSPFIVPVSFLYALCGVMRLVKFNIINVASSEKGDFSGMPIPNAAAMVVSYIMICEIINQKFGLQLFRINIFIAVSVISASLMVSTIPFKTPDKTFSFIPKKLALIIILGLLVSMYWTLDYSVFIISYTYVLLNILLYFYNRFGSENINDTVDEFVEIEEIDENEEKGE; this is encoded by the coding sequence ATGGTAAAAAAGAAATATATAGCTCCCAACCTTATTACAGCAGGAAATATGTTTTTAGGTTATTTAAGTATAACTGAATCAATAAAAGGAAATTATAAGATGGCAATATGGTTTATTTTACTTGCTATGGTTTGTGATGGTTTAGATGGAAAAACAGCAAGAAAATTAGATGCTTTTAGTGAATTTGGAAAAGAATTTGATTCATTTTGTGATGCAGTTTCTTTTGGACTAGCTCCTTCAATGTTAATTTATGCAATATTAACAAAAAATGTTCCAGGAAGCCCATTTATAGTTCCAGTTTCATTTCTATATGCACTTTGTGGAGTAATGAGATTAGTTAAATTTAATATTATAAATGTTGCTTCGAGCGAAAAAGGTGATTTTAGTGGTATGCCTATTCCTAATGCTGCTGCAATGGTGGTATCATATATTATGATTTGTGAGATAATTAATCAAAAATTTGGTTTGCAATTATTTCGTATAAATATTTTTATTGCAGTATCTGTTATTTCAGCAAGTTTAATGGTAAGCACAATACCATTTAAAACTCCTGATAAAACTTTTTCATTTATTCCAAAAAAATTGGCTTTAATTATTATTTTAGGGCTTCTAGTATCTATGTATTGGACATTAGATTACAGTGTATTTATTATTTCTTACACTTATGTATTATTAAATATACTTTTATATTTTTATAATAGATTTGGTAGTGAAAATATTAATGATACTGTTGATGAATTTGTTGAAATAGAAGAAATAGATGAAAATGAAGAAAAAGGGGAGTAG
- a CDS encoding glycosyltransferase family 9 protein has product MFSQNDYINILVIRFKRIGDAILSLPLCHSLKLTFPNSKVDFVLYEDVAPLFEGHLYIDNVITITKKEQKNPFKYIKKVFNVTRKKYDIIIDIMSTPKSELFCMFSRKSPFRIGRYKKKRGFFYNYKMKEKESLNKIDKFLNQLLPPFEEAGFDIKKDYDFKFFADPREKEKYKQKMLEAGIDFSKPVIAFSIYSRVSHKIYPIDGMKEIVKYLIEKYNAQIIFFYSADQKDEIQKIHREIGDNKNIFSTIETPTIKDLVPFLENCDYYIGNEGGARHLAQGVGIPTFAIFNPSAELKEWLPFPSEKNMGISPIDMIEKKSISLEEFNNMSSEEQFSLIDIETIKKMCNELIEKNKRK; this is encoded by the coding sequence ATGTTCAGTCAAAATGACTATATAAATATTTTAGTTATCAGATTTAAAAGAATAGGAGATGCTATTTTAAGTTTACCTCTATGCCATTCATTAAAATTGACTTTTCCTAATTCAAAAGTAGATTTTGTCTTATATGAAGATGTTGCTCCACTTTTTGAAGGACATCTCTATATAGACAATGTTATTACTATAACTAAAAAAGAACAAAAAAATCCTTTTAAATATATAAAAAAAGTTTTTAATGTCACAAGAAAGAAATATGATATTATAATTGATATTATGTCAACTCCTAAGAGTGAGTTATTTTGTATGTTCTCAAGAAAATCTCCTTTTAGAATAGGAAGATACAAAAAGAAAAGAGGATTTTTTTACAATTACAAAATGAAAGAAAAAGAATCTTTAAATAAGATAGATAAATTTTTAAATCAACTTCTTCCTCCTTTTGAAGAAGCAGGTTTTGACATAAAAAAAGATTATGATTTTAAATTTTTTGCAGATCCAAGAGAAAAAGAAAAATATAAACAAAAGATGTTAGAAGCAGGAATAGATTTTTCTAAGCCTGTCATTGCATTTTCAATTTATTCAAGAGTTTCTCATAAAATTTATCCTATTGATGGAATGAAAGAGATTGTAAAATATTTAATTGAAAAATATAATGCACAAATAATATTTTTCTATTCAGCAGATCAAAAAGATGAAATCCAAAAAATTCATAGAGAAATAGGAGATAACAAAAATATTTTCTCCACTATTGAAACACCTACAATAAAAGATTTAGTACCTTTTTTAGAAAATTGTGATTACTATATAGGTAATGAGGGAGGAGCAAGGCATTTAGCACAAGGAGTTGGAATCCCTACGTTTGCTATTTTTAATCCTAGTGCAGAACTTAAAGAATGGTTACCTTTTCCAAGTGAGAAAAATATGGGAATATCTCCTATTGATATGATAGAAAAAAAATCTATTTCACTTGAAGAATTTAATAATATGTCTTCTGAAGAGCAATTCTCTTTAATAGATATTGAAACAATTAAAAAGATGTGTAATGAATTGATTGAAAAAAATAAAAGGAAGTAA
- a CDS encoding TrkH family potassium uptake protein has product MNTKIISYVISNLFKILMLLFLFPLAVSIYYKEGLKFSLAYIIPIIILCILSYFLSNEAPENQSFFSKEGLVIVALSWLLISAFGALPFIISGQIPNIVNAFFESVSGFTTTGASILSEVESLSKSILFWRSFTHVVGGMGVLVLVLAILPKGNNQALHIMRAEVPGPTVGKIVAKMSYNSRILYIIYISMILILIIFLLLGGMPLFDACIHAFGTAGTGGFSCKNTSIGFYNSTYIDYVISIGMLLFGLNFNLFYLLILGNIKQVFKSEEARYYLSIVFISTFLICINIRPFYSSISRMIRDVFFTVSSIITTTGYSTVDFDKWPTFSKTILMFLMFCGGCAGSTAGGFKISRLTILIKKFVREFKKIGHPNKVLNIKLEGKTLDKGMLEGVDSYFILYSVILFILLLITAWESNTFLTALSAVLATFNNIGPGLGAVGPTSNFASYSEFTKIVLSLGMLLGRLEIIPLLILVSPRIYKKRD; this is encoded by the coding sequence ATGAATACCAAAATTATATCTTATGTTATATCAAATTTATTTAAAATATTGATGCTTTTGTTTTTATTTCCACTTGCAGTGAGCATTTATTATAAAGAAGGTCTGAAATTTTCATTAGCATATATCATACCAATAATTATTTTATGCATATTGAGTTATTTCTTATCAAATGAAGCTCCTGAAAATCAATCTTTTTTTTCAAAAGAGGGCTTAGTCATAGTTGCTTTATCCTGGTTACTTATTTCAGCTTTTGGAGCACTACCTTTTATTATAAGTGGACAAATTCCAAATATAGTAAATGCCTTTTTTGAAAGTGTCAGTGGTTTTACTACAACAGGTGCTAGCATACTATCAGAAGTTGAAAGTCTGAGTAAATCTATATTATTTTGGAGAAGTTTTACTCATGTTGTTGGAGGAATGGGAGTTTTAGTTTTAGTTTTAGCAATATTACCTAAAGGAAATAATCAAGCATTACACATTATGAGAGCGGAAGTTCCAGGGCCAACAGTTGGAAAAATTGTTGCTAAAATGAGTTATAATTCAAGAATTTTATATATAATTTATATTTCTATGATTCTTATATTGATAATTTTTTTGTTATTAGGAGGTATGCCTTTATTTGATGCTTGTATTCATGCTTTTGGAACAGCAGGTACTGGTGGTTTTAGTTGTAAAAACACAAGTATAGGTTTTTATAACAGTACTTATATAGATTATGTTATTTCTATTGGAATGTTACTTTTTGGACTTAACTTTAACTTATTTTATCTTTTAATTTTAGGTAATATTAAACAAGTTTTTAAAAGTGAGGAAGCTAGATATTATTTGAGTATAGTTTTCATATCAACATTTCTTATTTGTATCAATATTCGTCCTTTTTATTCTTCAATCTCAAGAATGATAAGAGATGTATTTTTTACAGTTTCTTCTATTATCACAACTACTGGATATTCAACAGTAGATTTTGATAAATGGCCAACATTTTCAAAAACTATTCTTATGTTTTTAATGTTTTGTGGAGGGTGTGCAGGTTCAACAGCTGGAGGATTTAAAATTTCCAGACTTACAATACTTATAAAAAAATTTGTAAGAGAATTTAAAAAAATAGGTCATCCGAATAAAGTTTTAAATATAAAACTTGAAGGAAAAACATTGGATAAAGGTATGCTTGAAGGAGTAGACAGTTACTTTATACTTTACTCAGTTATACTTTTTATATTATTATTAATTACTGCCTGGGAATCGAATACTTTTCTAACAGCATTAAGTGCAGTGCTTGCAACATTTAATAATATCGGTCCAGGACTTGGTGCAGTTGGTCCTACATCAAATTTTGCGAGCTATTCAGAATTTACAAAGATTGTTTTATCATTAGGAATGTTACTAGGACGTTTAGAAATAATTCCACTTTTAATATTAGTTTCACCTAGAATTTATAAAAAAAGAGATTAG
- a CDS encoding ABC transporter permease, whose protein sequence is MSFFDILKGSLATLKANKLRTLLTMLGIIIGISSVIAMWAIGDGGRDNILGDLKKIGYGKFTVTIDYKNEDFKYSNYFTMQTVEMLKASNKFKGVAASIEDRFRIMKDKRSYFSFGTVSTEDYEKISPVTMISGRNFLPFEYESNERIITLDSMSAKKLFGDAKLALGQYLEISKDRKKAGHSYKIVGVFKSPYESFDRLFGEGDNFPVLFRIPYKAYAISFNQDPDVFDTLLVEAKNGNELTESMLEAKNILEFNKNSKNLYVTNALSTDIESFDKILSTLSLFVTLAASISLLVGGIGVMNIMLVTVVERTKEIGIRKALGAKNRDILKQFLFESIILTVLGGLVGILVGILFGLLAGIVMGIRPIFSLTSIIVSLSISVIVGIIFGVSPARRAAKLNPIDALRTE, encoded by the coding sequence ATGAGTTTTTTTGATATATTAAAAGGTAGTTTAGCCACTTTAAAAGCTAATAAACTTAGAACTTTGCTTACAATGCTTGGAATAATAATAGGGATATCTTCAGTTATTGCAATGTGGGCAATAGGTGATGGTGGAAGAGATAATATTTTAGGAGATTTAAAAAAAATAGGTTATGGTAAATTCACCGTAACTATTGATTATAAAAATGAAGATTTTAAATACAGTAATTATTTCACTATGCAGACAGTTGAAATGTTAAAAGCTTCAAATAAATTCAAAGGAGTTGCTGCTAGTATAGAAGACAGATTTAGAATAATGAAAGATAAAAGATCTTATTTCTCTTTTGGAACTGTTAGTACAGAAGATTATGAAAAAATATCTCCTGTTACTATGATAAGTGGAAGAAATTTTTTACCTTTTGAATATGAATCTAATGAAAGAATTATTACTCTTGATAGTATGTCAGCAAAGAAATTATTTGGAGACGCTAAATTAGCTTTAGGTCAATATCTTGAAATAAGTAAAGATAGAAAAAAAGCAGGTCATTCATATAAAATAGTCGGAGTTTTTAAAAGTCCTTATGAATCTTTTGATAGACTATTTGGTGAAGGAGATAATTTTCCTGTTTTATTTAGAATACCTTATAAGGCTTATGCAATTTCATTTAATCAAGACCCTGATGTCTTTGATACTCTGCTTGTTGAAGCAAAAAATGGAAATGAATTAACTGAAAGTATGTTAGAAGCAAAAAATATTTTAGAGTTTAATAAAAATTCTAAAAATCTTTATGTTACTAATGCTCTTTCAACTGATATAGAATCCTTTGATAAAATTTTATCAACTCTTAGTTTATTTGTAACCTTAGCTGCAAGTATTTCATTGCTTGTTGGTGGTATAGGAGTTATGAATATAATGCTTGTTACAGTTGTAGAAAGAACAAAAGAAATAGGAATTAGAAAGGCTTTAGGAGCTAAAAATAGAGATATACTAAAACAGTTTTTATTTGAATCTATAATTTTGACTGTCTTAGGTGGATTAGTTGGAATACTTGTAGGAATACTTTTTGGTCTGTTAGCTGGTATTGTTATGGGAATCCGTCCAATATTCTCGTTGACTTCAATAATAGTTTCTTTAAGTATTTCAGTAATTGTAGGAATTATCTTTGGAGTGAGTCCTGCAAGAAGAGCTGCTAAATTAAATCCTATTGATGCACTAAGAACTGAATAA
- a CDS encoding ABC transporter ATP-binding protein gives MIIIVDKINKTYKNGSLELQVLKNISFKVEKGEFLAIMGSSGSGKSTMMNILGCLDNQYEGRYMLDGIDISKSTENELSEIRNKKIGFIFQSFNLLPRLTALENVELPLVYSSVPKEERHKRANELLEMVGLKDRTHHRPNELSGGQRQRVAIARALVNNPSIILADEPTGNLDSKSEEEIIEILQKLNKMGKTIVIVTHEPNIGEIAQRKIVFKDGEII, from the coding sequence ATGATAATAATAGTAGATAAAATAAATAAAACTTATAAAAATGGTTCATTGGAATTACAAGTATTAAAAAATATCTCTTTTAAAGTAGAAAAGGGAGAATTCCTGGCTATAATGGGAAGCAGTGGTAGCGGAAAATCAACAATGATGAATATTTTAGGGTGCCTTGATAATCAATATGAAGGAAGATACATGCTTGATGGAATAGATATTTCAAAATCAACTGAAAATGAATTAAGTGAAATCAGAAATAAAAAAATTGGTTTTATATTTCAATCATTTAATCTTTTACCAAGACTCACTGCTCTTGAAAATGTTGAACTACCTCTTGTGTATTCTTCAGTTCCTAAAGAAGAGAGACATAAAAGAGCTAATGAGCTTTTAGAAATGGTTGGTCTAAAAGACAGAACTCATCACAGGCCAAATGAGCTTTCTGGTGGACAAAGGCAAAGAGTTGCTATTGCTAGAGCGTTAGTGAATAATCCAAGTATAATACTTGCAGATGAGCCAACTGGTAATTTAGATAGTAAATCTGAAGAAGAAATAATTGAGATTTTACAAAAATTAAATAAAATGGGGAAAACAATAGTAATTGTTACTCACGAACCTAATATTGGAGAGATAGCACAGAGAAAAATAGTATTTAAAGATGGTGAGATAATATGA
- a CDS encoding efflux RND transporter periplasmic adaptor subunit, translating to MKNIFKGKLKFIILLILVILGLVYYFTHRNSKEKVYVHDYSYIQVEKTDDIGTLNLNGSIKANNPIGIFVDKKLKVKEVFIKNGDFVQKGQVLMTFDDDETNKLNRNIEKERINLQKIQRDLKTTRELQKLGGASRNEVKNLEDSARVSQLNIDEYSELLNKTATEVRSPVDGVVSNLKAQANYLVDTDTSLLEIIDSNDLRITVEIPEYNSQSVKLGQSIKIRQDISDEDKVYDGEIVKISRLSTASSLTSENVLEADVKTNETIPNLVPGFKIKGVLQLKADEKNIIIPKIALQSENGKYFVFTIDNKNTVKRKEVTVKNIVGDNIIITSGLNVGETLIVTPDNRLYDGLILTEGSDPDNPMPQGEELSVPADEAVVVEDK from the coding sequence GTGAAAAATATATTTAAAGGTAAGTTAAAATTTATAATACTTCTAATATTAGTTATTTTAGGTTTAGTTTATTACTTTACTCATAGAAATTCAAAAGAAAAAGTTTATGTTCATGATTATTCATATATACAGGTTGAAAAAACTGATGATATAGGAACTCTTAATCTAAATGGTAGTATTAAAGCCAATAATCCAATAGGAATATTTGTTGATAAAAAATTAAAAGTTAAAGAAGTCTTTATAAAAAATGGAGATTTTGTTCAAAAAGGGCAAGTTCTTATGACTTTTGATGATGATGAAACAAATAAATTAAATAGAAATATTGAAAAAGAAAGAATTAATTTACAAAAAATTCAAAGAGATTTAAAAACCACGAGAGAGCTACAAAAACTTGGAGGAGCTAGTAGAAATGAGGTAAAAAACTTAGAAGACAGTGCCAGAGTGTCCCAATTAAATATTGATGAATATAGTGAACTTTTAAATAAAACTGCAACAGAAGTTAGAAGTCCAGTTGATGGAGTTGTTTCAAATCTAAAAGCTCAAGCAAATTATTTGGTTGATACTGATACTTCACTTTTAGAAATAATAGATTCTAATGATTTAAGAATTACAGTTGAAATACCTGAATATAATTCTCAATCAGTGAAGTTAGGTCAAAGCATAAAAATTAGACAGGATATTTCAGATGAAGATAAAGTTTATGATGGAGAAATTGTAAAAATTTCAAGACTTTCTACAGCTTCAAGTTTAACATCAGAAAATGTTTTAGAAGCAGATGTAAAAACTAATGAGACTATTCCAAATTTAGTTCCAGGCTTTAAAATTAAAGGAGTTTTACAATTAAAAGCTGATGAAAAAAATATAATAATACCAAAAATTGCTCTTCAAAGTGAAAATGGAAAATATTTTGTTTTTACTATTGATAATAAAAATACAGTTAAAAGAAAAGAGGTTACAGTAAAAAATATTGTTGGAGATAATATTATAATTACATCAGGCTTAAATGTTGGAGAAACATTGATTGTAACGCCTGATAATAGATTGTATGATGGATTAATTTTAACTGAAGGAAGTGATCCTGATAATCCTATGCCACAAGGAGAAGAGCTCTCTGTTCCTGCTGATGAAGCAGTAGTAGTGGAAGATAAGTAA